Proteins from a single region of Platichthys flesus chromosome 16, fPlaFle2.1, whole genome shotgun sequence:
- the coro1a gene encoding coronin-1A, whose protein sequence is MSRKVVRSSKFRHVFGQALKADQCYDDIRISQMTWDSGFCSVNPKFVAMIVDASGGGSFIVLPLNKTGRIDMSYPTVCGHTGPVLDIEFCPHNDNIIASGSEDCSVMIWEIPDGGLTSSLTEPVVKLEGHSKRVGILSWHPTAHNVLMSAGCDNVVILWNVARGEAVVRIDTVHPDLIYSASWNRDGSMILTTCKDKTMRVLDPRKGTVLFEKEKAHEGSRPIRGVFVSNGKILTTGFSRVSERQVALWDPKNFGEALTLQELDTSSGVLMPYFDPDTGIVYLCGKGDSSIRYFEVTDEAPYVHYLSMYSSKESQKGMGYMAKRGLEVNKCEIARFYKLHDRKCEPIVMTVPRKSDLFQEDLYPNTIGPEPSVEADEWFQGKNAQPILISLKDGFVATTKAKEFKVHKTLLKTTVASAGGPPENSGEVQSLRKEVKDLTAALEELTQRVSELESKQ, encoded by the exons ATGTCCAGGAAGGTTGTGAGGAGCAGTAAGTTCCGTCACGTCTTTGGCCAGGCTCTGAAAGCCGACCAATGCTACGATGACATCCGAATCTCCCAGATGACCTGGGACAGCGGCTTCTGCTCCGTTAACCCCAAGTTTGTCGCCATGATCGTGGACGCGAGCGGCGGAGGATCCTTCATCGTTCTGCCCTTGAACAAG acgGGGCGTATCGACATGTCTTACCCCACTGTGTGCGGCCACACAGGTCCCGTCCTGGACATCGAGTTTTGTCCACACAATGACAACATCATCGCCAGCGGCTCCGAGGACTGCAGCGTCATG ATCTGGGAGATCCCGGATGGCGGGCTGACATCCTCTCTCACAGAGCCCGTGGTGAAGTTGGAAGGCCACTCCAAACGTGTTGGCATCCTGAGCTGGCACCCTACTGCCCACAATGTGCTGATGAGTGCAG GCTGTGATAACGTGGTGATCCTCTGGAATGTGGCTCGTGGGGAGGCGGTGGTGAGGATCGACACCGTCCACCCAGACCTCATCTACAGCGCCAGCTGGAACAGGGACGGCTCCATGATCCTCACCACCTGCAAGGACAAGACCATGCGGGTGCTGGACCCACGCAAGGGCACCGTCCTCTTT gagaaggagaaggctCATGAGGGCTCCAGGCCGATCAGGGGAGTGTTCGTGTCCAACGGCAAGATCCTCACCACAGGCTTCAGTCGTGTGAGTGAGAggcaggtggcgctgtgggATCCG AAGAACTTCGGCGAGGCGCTGACCCTGCAGGAGCTGGACACCAGCAGCGGTGTCCTTATGCCTTACTTTGACCCGGACACTGGCATAGTCTACCTCTGTGGCAAG gGGGACAGCAGCATCCGGTACTTTGAGGTGACGGACGAGGCTCCTTACGTTCACTACCTCTCCATGTACAGCAGCAAGGAGAGCCAGAAGGGGATGGGGTACATGGCCAAGAGAGGCCTGGAGGTCAACAAATGTGAAATTGCCAG GTTCTACAAACTccatgacaggaagtgtgagcCCATAGTGATGACAGTACCACGCAAG TCTGACCTGTTCCAGGAGGATCTGTACCCGAACACCATCGGCCCTGAGCCCTCGGTCGAAGCTGACGAGTGGTTTCAAGGCAAGAATGCCCAGCCCATTCTGATATCCCTAAAGGACGGGTTCGTAGCAACCACCAAGGCCAAGGAGTTCAAAGTTCACAAGACTCTCCTGAAGACCACGGTTGCTTCTGCTGGGGGTCCACCAGAAAACAGCGGG GAGGTCCAGTCCTtgaggaaggaggtgaaggaccTCACTGCAGCGCTAGAGGAGCTGACCCAGCGTGTGAGCGAGCTGGAGAGCAAGCAGTAA